A single window of Cryomorphaceae bacterium 1068 DNA harbors:
- a CDS encoding lysophospholipid acyltransferase family protein → METVIRWIRTVLICLITVISGTLSILFGWWRPAYYAISRFFWSPGLLSVSNIRVRKDFQWKVKDLPPCIFYANHRSHFDIPVMMYSIPRPLYFLAKKELKSVPFLGWGMAAIGMVFIDRKDRASALKSMEKAGNQIKKGKSIVTFPEGTRSSTKEMMVFKKGAFHLAKSQGIPLVPVAISGTERILPKHGKLKSGKVIFTVGSPILPKELEEMSIEEIREEAKSRLLGLLNPIERKAEASNP, encoded by the coding sequence TTGGAGACGGTCATTCGTTGGATACGAACTGTATTAATTTGTCTGATCACCGTGATCTCGGGAACGCTGAGCATACTCTTCGGTTGGTGGAGGCCGGCGTATTATGCGATTAGCCGGTTCTTTTGGTCGCCGGGACTATTGTCCGTGAGTAATATCCGTGTGAGAAAAGACTTTCAGTGGAAGGTAAAGGATTTGCCCCCTTGCATTTTTTACGCCAATCATCGATCGCATTTCGACATTCCCGTAATGATGTATTCGATACCTCGTCCCTTGTATTTTTTAGCGAAGAAAGAATTGAAGAGTGTCCCCTTTTTAGGATGGGGGATGGCCGCTATCGGGATGGTCTTTATCGACAGAAAAGATCGCGCATCGGCGCTCAAGTCGATGGAGAAGGCGGGAAATCAGATCAAGAAAGGGAAGAGCATTGTGACCTTTCCGGAAGGAACCCGATCATCAACCAAGGAGATGATGGTCTTTAAAAAAGGGGCCTTTCACTTGGCGAAATCGCAGGGCATCCCTTTGGTTCCCGTAGCCATTTCGGGTACGGAGAGGATATTGCCCAAGCATGGTAAGTTGAAGTCGGGAAAAGTCATTTTCACAGTCGGGTCTCCCATTCTGCCCAAGGAGTTGGAAGAGATGAGTATTGAGGAGATCAGGGAAGAGGCGAAAAGCCGTTTGTTGGGATTGCTGAATCCAATTGAACGCAAGGCAGAAGCATCTAATCCATAA
- a CDS encoding pseudouridine synthase, producing MNRYFAVYKPFGMLSQFSPEGDRQTLAALGDFDKDVYPVGRLDADSEGLLILTNDKRLNAALLDPTERHFRSYYVQVEGEVDHNAIEKLERGVEIKIKGKSHFTAPAEALRMVDPILPLREPPIRFRKNIPTSWLELRITEGKNRQVRRMTAAVGFPTLRLVRWAIEDLTLASFEAGEVKEFPKNEMVKLLKL from the coding sequence ATGAACCGCTATTTTGCCGTTTACAAGCCATTCGGCATGTTAAGTCAATTTTCACCTGAGGGCGATCGCCAGACTTTGGCCGCCCTCGGTGATTTTGATAAGGATGTGTATCCGGTCGGTCGGCTGGATGCCGACAGTGAGGGTCTGCTTATATTGACGAATGACAAGCGCTTGAATGCTGCTTTGCTCGACCCCACCGAGAGGCATTTTAGGAGCTATTACGTGCAGGTTGAGGGTGAGGTGGACCACAATGCCATCGAAAAACTAGAGCGAGGAGTAGAAATAAAGATCAAGGGGAAGTCGCATTTTACCGCTCCTGCGGAAGCATTAAGGATGGTGGACCCTATTCTACCTTTGCGTGAGCCACCCATACGATTTCGAAAAAATATACCAACTTCGTGGCTCGAACTGAGGATAACGGAGGGAAAGAACAGGCAAGTGAGAAGGATGACGGCGGCGGTGGGATTTCCTACGCTTCGTTTGGTTCGCTGGGCAATTGAAGATTTGACCTTAGCTTCCTTTGAGGCAGGAGAAGTCAAAGAGTTCCCAAAAAACGAAATGGTAAAATTGCTTAAACTCTAA
- a CDS encoding prohibitin family protein — protein MTIQSGEAGVLYKQFGGGTVTDMTYPEGFHVLAPWNKMYIYNVRNQEEKENMTALSKNGLTIQMEMSIRFRPIEDEIGVIHKTLGLNYRDVIVLPEVRSSARKVIGRYDPEELYSSKRDFIQEEIFTDVKNRLKDKNIFLDAILIRGIELPPNIKTAIEKKLKQEQESQEYEFKIEKEQKEAERKRIEAQGIKDFQDIVSEGISDKLLRWKGIEATLELAKSQNSKVVVIGQGDDGLPLILGGDSK, from the coding sequence GTGACGATACAATCAGGAGAAGCCGGAGTACTTTACAAGCAATTTGGCGGAGGTACGGTCACAGACATGACTTACCCTGAAGGATTTCACGTGCTCGCTCCTTGGAACAAGATGTACATCTACAATGTGCGAAACCAAGAAGAGAAGGAGAATATGACGGCCCTTTCGAAAAACGGATTGACGATTCAAATGGAAATGTCGATTCGATTCAGGCCGATTGAAGATGAGATTGGTGTGATCCACAAGACGCTGGGATTGAATTACCGCGACGTAATTGTATTGCCCGAAGTTCGTTCGTCGGCGAGGAAAGTTATCGGTCGTTATGATCCGGAAGAGCTTTATTCATCCAAAAGGGATTTTATCCAAGAAGAAATTTTCACGGATGTCAAAAACCGCTTGAAGGATAAGAACATCTTCTTGGACGCTATTTTGATCAGAGGGATTGAGCTTCCGCCGAATATCAAGACGGCTATTGAAAAGAAGCTGAAGCAAGAGCAAGAGAGTCAGGAATACGAATTCAAGATTGAGAAAGAGCAGAAAGAAGCTGAGCGAAAGCGAATTGAGGCTCAGGGAATCAAGGATTTTCAAGATATCGTCTCCGAAGGTATTTCAGATAAGTTACTTCGATGGAAAGGAATCGAAGCCACGTTGGAACTTGCCAAGTCACAGAACAGCAAGGTCGTTGTAATTGGTCAAGGAGATGACGGGCTGCCGTTAATCCTCGGTGGCGACTCGAAGTAA
- a CDS encoding peptidylprolyl isomerase — MEKVKEKDNVSVHYTGTLSDGEVFDSSVNREPLSFTVGAGQMIPGFDNAVVGMQIKEKKSVTIPASEAYGEVRPDMVQKISKDQLPPDLNPQVGQQLASQLPSGEQIIVTVAEIGEAEITIDANHPLAGKELTFEIELVEIN, encoded by the coding sequence ATGGAAAAAGTTAAAGAAAAAGACAACGTTAGCGTTCACTACACTGGAACACTTTCTGATGGTGAGGTGTTCGACTCATCTGTAAATCGCGAACCTTTGTCTTTCACAGTTGGCGCAGGTCAAATGATCCCCGGGTTTGATAATGCCGTTGTGGGAATGCAAATTAAGGAGAAAAAATCCGTAACCATTCCTGCCAGTGAGGCATATGGAGAAGTAAGACCTGATATGGTTCAGAAAATCTCTAAAGATCAACTTCCTCCGGATTTGAATCCGCAAGTCGGTCAACAACTCGCGTCGCAACTTCCTTCGGGAGAGCAAATTATCGTAACTGTTGCCGAAATTGGCGAAGCCGAAATTACCATTGATGCAAACCATCCTCTCGCAGGAAAGGAGCTCACCTTTGAGATCGAACTCGTCGAGATCAACTAG
- a CDS encoding rhomboid family intramembrane serine protease produces the protein MQERRKLIGAVLIPLLFVMVLWIIHFTAEETGFDLTTYGLYPRKATGLFGIVTIPFIHGSWSHLINNSIPLLVLGWALFHFYPTLSWKTIFWIWISSGIWLWISGRPSYHIGASGIVYGLASFLFLSGWLRREKRVASLSLLIAFLYGSMWWGVLPVDPSISWEGHLWGALAGFALAWVYRKEGPQRKDYRWEEEEDPDDLLTKIALGEIEPQKEVQKPKQIVYVYRRNDETGEDRSDDEKTS, from the coding sequence GTGCAAGAAAGGAGAAAACTCATCGGAGCGGTATTAATTCCTTTGCTATTTGTGATGGTCTTATGGATTATTCACTTCACGGCGGAAGAGACGGGTTTTGATTTGACCACTTATGGGTTGTATCCACGAAAAGCCACGGGATTATTCGGGATTGTGACGATTCCATTTATTCACGGCAGTTGGTCGCATTTGATCAATAATTCCATTCCGCTGCTGGTATTGGGTTGGGCATTATTTCACTTCTACCCTACTCTATCTTGGAAAACCATTTTTTGGATTTGGATTTCGAGTGGTATCTGGTTGTGGATTTCAGGAAGGCCTTCTTACCATATCGGAGCCAGCGGAATCGTTTATGGTTTGGCCTCATTTCTCTTTTTGAGCGGATGGCTTCGCCGAGAGAAGCGCGTGGCCTCATTGTCTTTGCTTATTGCCTTTTTATACGGAAGTATGTGGTGGGGGGTATTGCCTGTAGATCCTTCCATTAGTTGGGAAGGCCACTTATGGGGTGCATTAGCCGGATTTGCTTTGGCTTGGGTTTACCGAAAGGAAGGACCGCAAAGGAAAGACTACCGATGGGAAGAAGAAGAGGATCCCGATGATTTACTGACAAAAATCGCACTGGGCGAAATTGAACCCCAAAAGGAGGTTCAAAAGCCCAAGCAAATAGTTTATGTCTATCGTCGAAATGATGAAACCGGAGAAGACCGATCAGATGACGAAAAAACTAGTTGA
- a CDS encoding TerB family tellurite resistance protein, translating to MKKYARWIGGGLGWAFGGPVGAILGFALGSMIDNSSGIVTQDGARSTGRRSSYGYTTANDFVVSLLVLTAAVMKADGKVLKSELDYVKNFLERQFGKGKAQDQILLLRDILNQPLDVRAVCLQIKQNMQHPLRLQLLHYIFGLAMADGSLDASEVKVIENIASYLGISQKDYQSIRAMFGHDTESAYKILEIDENADEAMVKKAYRKMAVKYHPDKVSHLGAEFQSAAKEKFQKVQEAYESIKKQRNFK from the coding sequence ATGAAAAAATACGCAAGGTGGATAGGTGGTGGGCTTGGATGGGCTTTCGGAGGGCCTGTTGGAGCGATCCTGGGTTTTGCCTTGGGTTCTATGATTGATAATTCATCGGGGATTGTGACTCAGGATGGAGCCAGATCAACGGGAAGGCGATCAAGCTATGGCTACACGACCGCCAATGATTTTGTGGTTTCTCTATTGGTTTTGACTGCTGCGGTGATGAAGGCCGACGGGAAAGTACTCAAGTCGGAGTTGGATTATGTCAAAAATTTCTTAGAGCGTCAATTCGGAAAGGGAAAAGCGCAGGATCAGATCTTGTTGCTACGTGATATCTTGAATCAGCCTTTGGATGTAAGAGCGGTTTGTCTTCAAATCAAGCAGAACATGCAGCATCCGTTACGGCTTCAATTGCTGCATTACATCTTTGGCTTAGCCATGGCTGATGGAAGCTTAGATGCCTCGGAAGTAAAAGTCATCGAGAATATCGCGTCGTATCTGGGCATTAGTCAGAAAGACTATCAGTCTATCCGAGCTATGTTTGGTCACGACACCGAGAGTGCGTATAAGATTCTTGAAATCGATGAAAATGCCGATGAGGCGATGGTGAAAAAAGCCTATCGGAAGATGGCAGTTAAGTATCATCCCGATAAGGTAAGTCATTTGGGTGCTGAATTTCAATCGGCGGCGAAGGAGAAGTTTCAAAAAGTCCAAGAGGCATACGAGAGCATTAAGAAACAACGGAACTTTAAGTAG
- a CDS encoding TPM domain-containing protein: protein MRKLLTVLLLFSAFAVFAQGDNCYPEKPRGLVADQEDIFTPQQEQALESQLQRFSNETSNQIVVVSIARLCEGDAAMTATRIGEDWGVGQEDLDNGIVVLINSAGRKTFIATGYGLEGAIPDATTKLIVDQEMIPSFKSGDYYGGTTKAIAVISDLAKGEYNYQTYQKQSRGNPLGVILPFLFVIGIWFFLMYRKTSLYARRNDMGFWAALMLMNAASRSHRGSYGNFSSGSGGFGGGFGGGGGGFGGFGGGSFGGGGAGGSW, encoded by the coding sequence ATGAGAAAACTCCTAACCGTACTACTTCTTTTTTCTGCCTTTGCCGTCTTCGCGCAAGGTGACAACTGTTACCCCGAAAAGCCTCGAGGGCTGGTGGCAGATCAGGAAGATATTTTCACCCCACAGCAGGAGCAAGCATTGGAATCTCAGCTTCAGCGGTTCAGCAATGAAACGAGTAACCAAATTGTGGTTGTTTCCATAGCGAGACTTTGCGAAGGAGATGCAGCGATGACCGCTACAAGAATCGGTGAAGATTGGGGAGTAGGTCAGGAAGATTTGGATAACGGGATCGTCGTACTTATCAATTCTGCAGGGCGTAAAACCTTCATTGCAACCGGGTATGGTCTGGAAGGAGCGATACCTGATGCGACCACTAAATTGATCGTGGATCAAGAGATGATTCCCTCTTTCAAGAGTGGTGATTATTACGGTGGAACGACCAAAGCGATTGCAGTGATTTCAGATTTGGCCAAGGGCGAATACAATTACCAAACGTATCAGAAGCAGAGTCGAGGAAATCCATTGGGAGTAATTCTTCCATTCTTGTTCGTGATCGGGATTTGGTTCTTTTTGATGTACCGAAAGACCAGTCTCTACGCGCGACGAAACGATATGGGTTTCTGGGCAGCGTTGATGCTGATGAATGCAGCTAGCAGAAGTCACAGAGGTTCTTACGGCAATTTTTCCAGCGGATCAGGAGGATTCGGAGGAGGTTTTGGCGGCGGCGGTGGCGGCTTTGGAGGCTTCGGTGGAGGAAGCTTTGGAGGTGGTGGTGCCGGTGGGAGTTGGTAG
- a CDS encoding TPM domain-containing protein has product MAQDFFTEAEKAKIVDAITAAENKTSGEIRLHIERKCPEEVLDRAAFLFEKLEMHKTELRNGVLFYVSFEDHKLAILGDGGINAVVPDTFWNEIKEQLVTAFKQGNYTDGLSEGIRMAGEQLKAHFPVASDDIDELSNEISFGKDN; this is encoded by the coding sequence ATGGCCCAAGACTTTTTTACTGAGGCTGAAAAGGCCAAGATCGTCGATGCCATAACTGCCGCTGAGAATAAGACCAGCGGTGAGATCAGGCTTCACATCGAGAGAAAATGCCCCGAAGAGGTATTGGACCGGGCTGCATTTCTATTTGAAAAATTGGAAATGCACAAGACAGAGCTTCGCAACGGGGTATTGTTTTACGTGAGCTTTGAAGACCATAAATTGGCGATTTTAGGCGACGGCGGAATAAATGCCGTTGTGCCTGACACTTTTTGGAACGAGATCAAAGAACAGTTGGTGACGGCCTTCAAGCAAGGCAATTACACTGATGGGCTTTCCGAGGGAATACGAATGGCCGGCGAGCAATTGAAGGCTCATTTTCCCGTGGCGAGTGATGATATCGATGAATTGAGTAATGAAATTTCCTTTGGAAAAGACAATTGA